In a genomic window of Deltaproteobacteria bacterium:
- a CDS encoding sugar ABC transporter permease, translating to MLRRKDLTYSQKESRLGLKLLLPSVLFVGVLIVLPIFYNIYLSFHFVSGYDPTHPRFVALDNYVRLLGNEVFWSDLRNAIIYTFGSVLLQLSLGLSIALFLNQEFTGRNLLRGIVLLPYLIPTVCAVFMARWMLDPVQGITNVMLRTIFGFTVNWLGSPGSAMFSAMAVNTWRFFPFVEIALLARLQTISPSLYEAAEIDGASKFRRFVHITLPELAAVLFVVALLRTIWAFNDFQLIYILTGGGPMNSTETLPLLAYREAFDNNNIGMGCTVAMFMTIFLISVFGLYYKIFNPLRETK from the coding sequence ATGTTAAGAAGAAAGGATTTAACTTATTCACAAAAGGAAAGCCGCCTTGGCCTCAAGCTGTTGTTGCCAAGTGTTCTGTTCGTGGGGGTCCTTATTGTCCTGCCTATTTTTTACAATATTTATCTCAGTTTTCATTTTGTGTCCGGTTATGATCCGACACATCCACGGTTCGTTGCGCTGGATAATTATGTACGCCTCCTGGGTAACGAGGTCTTCTGGTCTGACCTTAGAAACGCGATCATCTATACATTCGGGTCGGTTCTCTTACAACTTTCTTTAGGTCTGTCGATTGCTCTATTTCTGAATCAGGAGTTCACGGGTAGGAATCTCCTGAGAGGGATAGTCTTGCTTCCATACCTCATTCCCACTGTCTGTGCAGTTTTCATGGCTAGGTGGATGCTTGACCCGGTTCAGGGCATAACCAATGTCATGCTCCGCACGATTTTCGGCTTCACGGTAAACTGGTTGGGTTCACCGGGTAGCGCCATGTTTTCGGCGATGGCTGTAAATACCTGGAGGTTCTTCCCATTCGTCGAGATTGCCCTGCTGGCCAGGCTTCAAACCATTTCCCCTTCCCTCTATGAAGCCGCTGAAATCGATGGTGCTTCTAAGTTTCGAAGGTTCGTCCATATCACCCTCCCGGAATTGGCAGCCGTGCTTTTCGTGGTAGCCCTCCTTAGAACGATTTGGGCTTTCAATGACTTCCAGTTGATCTATATCCTGACCGGAGGAGGGCCGATGAATAGCACAGAGACATTGCCCCTTCTGGCTTACAGAGAAGCTTTTGATAATAACAATATAGGAATGGGTTGTACAGTAGCGATGTTCATGACTATATTTCTTATCTCTGTTTTTGGGCTGTATTACAAGATCTTCAATCCTCTGAGAGAAACTAAGTAG
- a CDS encoding sugar ABC transporter substrate-binding protein, giving the protein MKRRIIMVFVFVGILGLALNPGRAEAQTKKIRFWSDQSEPWQQEVIGKMISEFESLNPDVKVEVEYIGWKDRQAKMTAAMASGTEPEVALLSSQYATSLPAQGALARMDDVMVDLGGPEAFYGAALSLASYEGHFYSIPYSMLPVVIWYRKDRFDRIGLRPPETLSDFYEAAKLLHEKSGGKYFALGTPYGRGEYTDETFRALALWPMGGSVFDKEGKVVFDSPVTARALSFYKSLYPFTPPGSETWGYSDTMKSFVSGSCAMTIYFGRTLKNLQQYNPEILPKTGAMLPPKGEYQRTVNPPQSIGVFRNSKYPELGKKFVKFFFTSDQYVRFLWATPGHNVPVLKAKAAAWRQNELLQKYPEIVKVLLKACDPKIGFSPTKPPGNPVASPYWQPIRGSRVIPDAVQRVTLKNEDPEKVAKWAAEKIRQIMAEFKL; this is encoded by the coding sequence ATGAAAAGACGGATCATCATGGTTTTTGTTTTCGTGGGGATTCTCGGGTTGGCCTTGAATCCAGGCCGAGCTGAGGCTCAAACCAAAAAGATCAGGTTTTGGTCTGACCAGAGTGAGCCGTGGCAGCAGGAAGTTATCGGGAAGATGATCAGCGAATTCGAGTCGCTTAACCCTGATGTCAAGGTTGAGGTTGAGTACATAGGGTGGAAGGATCGCCAGGCGAAGATGACTGCCGCCATGGCGTCAGGGACAGAGCCAGAAGTCGCTCTGCTTTCGTCTCAATATGCCACCTCCTTGCCGGCTCAGGGCGCTTTGGCAAGGATGGACGATGTAATGGTCGATCTTGGTGGTCCAGAAGCCTTCTATGGAGCAGCACTCAGCCTGGCGTCTTATGAGGGCCACTTCTACAGTATCCCGTATTCGATGCTGCCTGTCGTGATATGGTATCGGAAAGATCGATTTGACAGAATTGGATTAAGACCACCTGAGACGCTGAGCGATTTCTATGAAGCAGCAAAGTTGTTGCATGAAAAGAGCGGCGGAAAGTATTTTGCCCTTGGAACGCCCTACGGAAGGGGCGAGTATACTGATGAAACATTCAGGGCACTCGCCTTGTGGCCAATGGGGGGTAGTGTGTTTGACAAGGAGGGCAAGGTGGTTTTCGATTCACCCGTTACGGCAAGGGCGCTCAGTTTTTACAAGAGCCTTTATCCTTTCACGCCACCTGGAAGCGAGACATGGGGATACAGTGACACCATGAAGTCCTTTGTTAGCGGAAGTTGTGCGATGACCATCTATTTTGGAAGAACTCTGAAGAATCTGCAGCAGTACAATCCCGAGATTCTACCGAAGACCGGCGCGATGCTTCCTCCAAAGGGCGAGTATCAGAGAACTGTGAATCCCCCCCAAAGTATCGGGGTCTTCAGAAATTCGAAATACCCCGAGTTGGGTAAGAAATTCGTGAAATTCTTTTTTACAAGTGACCAGTATGTCAGGTTTCTCTGGGCTACTCCGGGGCACAACGTGCCCGTGCTAAAGGCCAAGGCGGCTGCTTGGAGGCAGAACGAATTGCTTCAGAAGTACCCTGAAATAGTAAAGGTTCTGCTGAAGGCATGCGATCCGAAAATAGGTTTCAGCCCCACAAAACCGCCGGGGAATCCTGTGGCGAGCCCGTATTGGCAGCCGATTAGAGGATCCCGTGTTATCCCAGATGCTGTTCAAAGGGTGACGTTAAAGAACGAGGATCCTGAGAAGGTCGCTAAATGGGCTGCTGAGAAGATCAGGCAGATCATGGCTGAATTCAAGCTGTAG
- a CDS encoding monomethylamine:corrinoid methyltransferase: MLSFWEVADRAITKGPLMKLRDFDFRIFNTTSRLVKEYGIRYDKEFPIPSDDDLADRVFEGGLRLYSEVGTYCMDTERVIQFTEEEIRQALVDLSRLPEEIEIGEGTEKRRLIRRKIGDPRKPTIVGGVVESNPIEGRDFVQLYKSVAQEKIIDGIYYGPPPKSIEGKKWLLNSPLDCHAAKSAVSWMREALRSVGRPGLHLLDACPSTLGTISAFDPGNGLRKTDAISLPTISELKVDFEVLNKVAYGLHSGCLENPFWTSVVGGFAGGPEGCALVNVASALSAVMVYHVGGRGYVCNASLLQNPPINTARSTIWVRNVSTQALVRNTNLICGGGGLTAAGPGTEQQLWEIAALGVHISCVGGHIFHGCRKSVLVKPNQGTGMEPRWEGEVARASASLRRDEANEVIDFILSKYEENISHEKAPPGYSFEELYDYENVKVKSEYFDLYGKVKGELENRGLKFD, from the coding sequence ATGTTGAGTTTTTGGGAAGTGGCGGATAGGGCTATCACCAAAGGGCCGTTGATGAAGCTCAGGGATTTCGATTTTAGGATTTTCAATACAACGTCTCGTCTGGTAAAGGAGTATGGCATAAGATACGATAAGGAGTTTCCAATTCCCTCTGATGATGACCTTGCAGACCGGGTATTTGAGGGCGGTCTGAGGCTCTATTCAGAAGTCGGGACGTATTGTATGGATACGGAGAGAGTCATTCAGTTTACCGAAGAGGAAATCCGTCAGGCTCTGGTTGATCTTAGCCGGTTGCCTGAAGAGATTGAGATAGGCGAGGGAACTGAGAAGAGACGCTTGATTCGGAGAAAAATCGGAGATCCTAGGAAACCTACCATAGTTGGTGGAGTGGTTGAGAGCAACCCGATTGAAGGACGGGATTTTGTTCAACTATACAAAAGTGTGGCTCAAGAGAAAATCATAGATGGGATCTACTACGGTCCTCCTCCGAAGAGTATTGAAGGCAAGAAATGGCTGTTGAATTCACCGCTGGATTGTCATGCCGCCAAGAGTGCTGTTTCGTGGATGAGAGAGGCATTGAGATCCGTGGGGAGACCGGGGCTGCATTTGCTGGATGCTTGCCCCTCAACCCTTGGGACTATTTCAGCCTTTGATCCGGGGAACGGACTGAGGAAGACAGATGCAATCAGTCTCCCTACGATAAGCGAACTAAAGGTAGATTTCGAAGTGCTGAATAAGGTCGCCTATGGCCTTCACTCTGGATGTCTGGAGAACCCGTTCTGGACCTCAGTAGTAGGAGGCTTTGCTGGCGGCCCCGAGGGTTGCGCGCTGGTCAACGTAGCCTCTGCTCTAAGTGCTGTCATGGTGTACCACGTGGGGGGTAGAGGATACGTATGCAATGCTAGTCTTCTCCAGAATCCTCCGATAAATACGGCGCGCTCGACTATCTGGGTTAGGAACGTCAGTACTCAGGCCCTTGTGAGAAATACGAACCTGATTTGTGGGGGTGGAGGACTTACTGCTGCAGGTCCTGGTACTGAACAGCAGCTGTGGGAGATCGCCGCTCTTGGAGTTCATATTTCCTGTGTTGGCGGGCACATCTTTCACGGCTGTCGTAAATCCGTATTGGTGAAGCCCAACCAGGGAACAGGCATGGAACCCAGGTGGGAAGGCGAGGTGGCGAGAGCGAGTGCTTCCTTGCGACGAGACGAGGCAAACGAGGTGATCGATTTCATACTGAGCAAATATGAGGAGAATATTTCCCATGAAAAAGCACCCCCTGGATACAGTTTCGAGGAACTCTATGATTACGAGAACGTGAAGGTGAAGTCGGAGTATTTCGATCTTTACGGAAAAGTCAAAGGGGAATTGGAAAACAGAGGTCTGAAATTTGATTAG
- a CDS encoding ATP-binding protein: MESVMEYLPVTVDKSHLITIGERLYSESIELIRELVNNAYDADATEVDIRMADDSIEVRDNGTGMDREGLRQYFNIGSPEKLLKSKSPIFHRDRIGQFGIGKFASLSACERFEVYTQKGDFAARVTFDRVEWEKVEDQWKIPLQVLPPDRERGDGTTVTLLRLTRRFDPEDVIRKIVEGTPLKAPNFAVRLNGMRISPRSLSGHRIPFLEGTEFGPVHGEIVVLPSSKASPLDLGIEVKVKQVTIKKELFGLDHWGKVASRIRGEVHADFLPITTDRSGFVLDSPQYQVFLKVMEKVIRDVNDVLIRLAGRKEKRRASKALKEALQRVHRALALNPDLSPFGAIPLAGEGDGMGGAGVLSRRSEDRQKEGSPDEEGRPGQKSGRSPRETKKRKKSPKVKRLTPNAVVQRMRFGQIGVSICIDDFGENGPECFTEGTVIYINQQHPLYQREAKGREAHILNMTRLITQEISLMKDTRSPRQAFLRQSKLLRDAFIENREK, translated from the coding sequence ATGGAGTCCGTCATGGAATACCTCCCAGTCACCGTTGACAAGAGCCACCTGATCACCATTGGGGAGAGGCTCTATTCGGAGAGCATCGAGCTCATACGGGAGTTGGTCAACAACGCCTATGATGCCGACGCCACCGAAGTCGATATCAGGATGGCAGACGACTCTATCGAGGTCAGAGACAACGGCACCGGCATGGATAGAGAGGGATTGAGGCAGTATTTCAATATCGGCTCACCGGAAAAGTTGCTCAAAAGTAAGTCTCCTATTTTTCATAGGGATAGGATCGGCCAGTTCGGCATCGGGAAGTTCGCGAGCCTTTCAGCATGCGAGCGATTCGAGGTCTATACCCAGAAGGGCGACTTTGCCGCCCGGGTGACATTTGACAGGGTTGAGTGGGAAAAGGTTGAAGACCAGTGGAAGATCCCTCTCCAGGTTCTACCTCCTGACAGGGAGAGGGGGGATGGTACGACTGTCACCCTTCTGCGGTTGACAAGGCGGTTTGACCCTGAGGACGTGATCCGGAAGATTGTGGAAGGTACCCCACTTAAAGCTCCCAACTTTGCTGTCAGGCTAAATGGCATGAGGATCTCGCCACGGAGCCTCAGCGGACATCGGATCCCCTTTCTCGAGGGTACGGAATTTGGTCCTGTTCACGGCGAGATTGTGGTTCTACCCTCCTCCAAGGCGTCTCCCCTGGACCTTGGGATAGAAGTGAAAGTCAAGCAGGTCACCATTAAGAAGGAGCTCTTCGGGCTCGATCATTGGGGTAAGGTGGCCTCTCGAATCCGGGGAGAAGTGCATGCGGATTTCCTTCCGATCACCACCGACCGCTCGGGGTTTGTTTTGGACAGCCCACAATACCAGGTCTTCCTGAAGGTCATGGAGAAGGTGATCCGTGATGTAAACGATGTTCTCATACGTCTGGCAGGCCGCAAGGAGAAACGGAGAGCGAGCAAGGCTTTGAAAGAGGCCCTTCAGAGGGTCCACAGGGCCCTGGCCTTGAACCCGGATCTCTCCCCCTTTGGTGCTATTCCCCTGGCTGGCGAAGGGGATGGGATGGGTGGTGCAGGAGTTCTCTCGAGGAGATCCGAGGATAGGCAGAAGGAGGGGAGCCCGGATGAAGAGGGAAGACCGGGGCAGAAGTCCGGGCGATCTCCCCGGGAAACCAAGAAGAGAAAGAAATCGCCCAAGGTGAAGCGGCTGACCCCTAATGCGGTCGTTCAAAGGATGAGATTCGGCCAGATCGGGGTTTCGATTTGTATCGATGATTTCGGAGAGAACGGCCCCGAGTGCTTTACCGAGGGGACGGTGATCTATATCAACCAGCAGCACCCTCTCTATCAACGGGAGGCAAAAGGGCGCGAGGCCCATATCCTCAACATGACGCGCCTTATCACCCAGGAGATTTCCTTGATGAAAGACACAAGGAGCCCCCGCCAGGCCTTTTTGAGACAGAGCAAGCTGCTCAGGGATGCCTTTATTGAAAACCGGGAAAAGTAA
- a CDS encoding NUDIX domain-containing protein translates to MILSAGIAVVRKEGGEWKFLLLRAYRNWDFPKGIVEPEEDPLETAKREVREEAGIERLNFRWGSVFKETAPYSGGRKTARYYLAETPQSAVVFSVNPEIGKPEHHEYRWVSYKEARELVPPRLLPIIEWAESLLTGTDR, encoded by the coding sequence ATGATCCTGTCAGCCGGGATAGCAGTGGTCAGGAAAGAGGGGGGAGAGTGGAAGTTTCTCCTCCTCAGGGCGTATAGAAACTGGGACTTCCCCAAGGGGATCGTGGAACCCGAGGAAGACCCCTTAGAGACCGCAAAGCGCGAAGTGCGGGAGGAAGCGGGCATTGAAAGGCTGAATTTTCGGTGGGGTTCTGTCTTCAAGGAGACTGCCCCTTACAGCGGCGGGAGGAAGACGGCAAGGTACTATCTTGCCGAAACGCCCCAATCAGCCGTAGTCTTTTCCGTCAACCCCGAAATCGGGAAGCCCGAACACCACGAATATCGATGGGTGAGCTACAAGGAAGCCCGAGAACTCGTTCCTCCGAGGCTCCTGCCCATCATCGAGTGGGCTGAAAGTCTCCTGACAGGAACTGACCGATAG
- a CDS encoding dipeptidase has protein sequence MSPWEIYLRQQQGRFIDELLEFLRIPSISSLPSHGKDVQEAAEWIGARMEAAGIESVRVMPTGGHAVAYGEWIHDSHRPTVLVYGHFDTQPVDPLELWENPPFEPVIKRGRIYARGASDDKGNLFIPVTVTEAMVKTSGELPLNLKFLFEGQEEIGSPQMPEFVAANRDLLSCDLVVSADGGQWDENQPSMTLGTRGLVAVYIDVQGPDHDLHSGSYGGTIANPIHALASIIDSMHDRNGRVVVEGFYDEVVSLSEEERAQLARVPFDEERYLKETGASGLFGEPGFSTYERAWARPTLEVNGIYGGFQGEGLKTVLPSTAHAKVSCRLVARQDPIRIGDLVVAHVKRVSPPGVKVEATRTGSGARPYLVPAGHKGMRIAASVLRDLYGREPYWVREGGTVPVNALFLEHLGVHTVVFGFALRDEGAHSPNEFFRLSSFERGQRAYGMLFERLGAEYGAVDRGGKANR, from the coding sequence ATGAGTCCTTGGGAGATCTATTTGAGGCAGCAGCAGGGCCGCTTCATCGATGAATTGCTCGAGTTTCTGCGCATTCCCAGTATCTCCAGCCTGCCGTCCCACGGGAAGGACGTCCAGGAAGCGGCCGAGTGGATAGGGGCGAGGATGGAAGCAGCCGGCATAGAATCGGTCCGGGTGATGCCCACAGGGGGACATGCGGTGGCCTACGGCGAGTGGATTCACGACTCTCACCGGCCGACTGTTCTGGTATACGGTCACTTCGATACGCAACCGGTCGATCCTCTGGAATTGTGGGAAAATCCGCCCTTCGAACCCGTGATAAAGCGGGGCAGGATCTACGCCCGAGGCGCCTCGGATGACAAGGGCAACCTGTTTATTCCCGTTACGGTTACAGAGGCCATGGTGAAGACCAGCGGTGAGCTTCCCCTCAACCTGAAGTTCCTCTTTGAGGGGCAGGAGGAAATCGGAAGTCCCCAGATGCCGGAGTTCGTGGCTGCTAATCGCGATCTGTTGTCGTGCGACCTCGTGGTGAGCGCCGACGGGGGACAGTGGGATGAGAACCAGCCCTCCATGACCCTTGGGACTCGGGGTCTGGTAGCCGTATACATCGACGTACAGGGGCCGGATCACGACCTCCACTCCGGTAGCTATGGGGGTACGATTGCGAATCCCATCCATGCCCTGGCCTCGATCATAGACTCCATGCACGACAGGAACGGCAGGGTCGTGGTGGAAGGGTTCTACGACGAGGTCGTTTCCCTCAGCGAAGAGGAGCGAGCCCAGCTGGCCCGGGTGCCTTTTGACGAGGAGCGGTATCTGAAAGAGACGGGTGCTTCCGGCCTTTTCGGAGAGCCGGGCTTCAGCACATATGAACGGGCCTGGGCACGCCCGACCCTGGAGGTCAACGGGATCTACGGCGGGTTTCAGGGAGAGGGCTTGAAGACCGTCCTGCCGAGCACGGCTCATGCCAAGGTCTCCTGCCGGCTCGTGGCCCGCCAGGATCCGATCAGAATCGGCGACCTGGTCGTGGCTCACGTGAAAAGGGTTTCGCCTCCCGGCGTAAAGGTAGAGGCCACCCGGACCGGGAGCGGAGCGAGGCCCTACCTTGTGCCTGCAGGCCACAAGGGCATGCGTATCGCGGCCTCGGTACTGCGGGATCTTTACGGCAGGGAGCCTTACTGGGTCCGGGAAGGGGGGACCGTCCCGGTGAACGCCCTGTTTCTGGAGCATCTTGGTGTCCATACCGTGGTTTTCGGTTTCGCCCTGCGGGACGAGGGGGCACATTCGCCAAACGAGTTTTTTCGTCTTTCAAGTTTTGAACGGGGGCAAAGGGCCTATGGGATGCTCTTCGAGCGACTGGGCGCAGAATATGGAGCGGTTGACCGAGGAGGAAAGGCGAATCGATAG
- a CDS encoding polymer-forming cytoskeletal protein has product MMGKRNGAELPTTDGVNAFIGKRTVFKGKMSFQGMFRVDGKYEGEIISGDSLVVGETAEISARIHVNTLTVHGNVNGNVIAKKRILIYPPGRILGDIQTPVLAVSEGAIFEGKCRMTKPGQGLEQKAAPPEARGEKTNTPESEKPGK; this is encoded by the coding sequence ATGATGGGTAAAAGGAATGGGGCCGAGCTACCGACTACCGACGGGGTGAACGCCTTTATCGGGAAAAGGACGGTCTTCAAAGGAAAGATGAGTTTCCAGGGCATGTTCCGGGTTGATGGGAAGTACGAGGGAGAGATCATTTCAGGTGATTCTCTGGTTGTCGGAGAGACAGCCGAAATCAGTGCGCGGATCCACGTGAACACCCTGACGGTTCATGGAAACGTAAACGGCAACGTGATTGCGAAGAAACGGATACTTATCTATCCACCCGGCAGGATCCTAGGCGACATCCAGACACCCGTGCTGGCCGTTTCGGAAGGGGCGATATTCGAGGGAAAGTGCCGCATGACAAAACCGGGACAAGGTCTCGAACAGAAAGCGGCGCCTCCCGAGGCGCGGGGGGAAAAGACAAACACCCCGGAGTCAGAGAAGCCGGGAAAATAG
- a CDS encoding trimethylamine methyltransferase family protein produces MERRITALTEKGLKRIQHASLEVLREVGVAFHDPEALAIFKKHGVKTEGKTVFLEERHVARALESAPSRFTLSARNPERDVVIGGRSSALVPAYGAPFMVTETGEQRKATMEDYRCFCKLVQTSEYINMNGFLMVEPTDVPPETAHLDMLYWGIVLCDKPFMGSPISREAAIDAVEMGGIAFGGKDKIRDKPVMISLITPLSPLQYSAEMAGALIEFARWGQPLLIADLVMAGSSGPMTPAGLLALQSAEILAGITLAQLIRPGLPVVYGGILCPTDMRTGTLAIGAPETSMMIPATAQLARFYGLPARGGGALTDAHVPDMQAGIESTLALVTAAMSGVHFVLHACGIMGSFMAMSYGKFLADEELCGMVLRAVEPIDTSDKAIDVETIKQVGIGGEYLTHPSTLDHCRTGFFLPRLANRQDYVNWNASGRKTLEERARALVPQRLAAYRKPEIDPQIEKDLSRYLARRKRG; encoded by the coding sequence ATGGAGAGGAGAATCACGGCCTTGACCGAGAAGGGCCTCAAAAGAATCCAGCACGCCTCTCTCGAGGTTCTCAGGGAAGTGGGGGTTGCTTTTCACGACCCAGAGGCTCTCGCCATATTCAAGAAGCACGGGGTAAAGACCGAAGGAAAGACGGTCTTTCTCGAGGAGCGCCATGTGGCAAGGGCTCTTGAAAGCGCCCCTTCCAGGTTCACACTCTCAGCCCGCAACCCTGAAAGGGATGTGGTCATCGGAGGAAGGAGCTCGGCCCTGGTACCGGCCTACGGAGCACCCTTCATGGTTACAGAAACGGGGGAGCAGAGGAAGGCTACGATGGAGGATTACAGGTGTTTCTGCAAACTCGTTCAGACCTCCGAGTATATCAATATGAACGGGTTCTTGATGGTGGAGCCGACCGACGTGCCGCCGGAGACAGCTCACCTCGATATGCTTTATTGGGGGATCGTCTTGTGTGACAAACCCTTTATGGGCAGCCCCATCTCTCGGGAAGCCGCTATAGACGCCGTGGAGATGGGTGGCATCGCCTTTGGTGGAAAGGACAAAATCAGAGACAAACCCGTGATGATCTCCCTTATCACGCCCCTCTCCCCACTCCAATACTCGGCGGAGATGGCAGGTGCCCTCATCGAGTTTGCCCGATGGGGGCAACCCTTGTTGATTGCAGATCTGGTCATGGCCGGATCTTCAGGGCCAATGACTCCTGCGGGCTTGCTGGCCTTGCAGAGTGCAGAGATTTTGGCCGGTATTACTCTGGCCCAGTTGATCAGGCCTGGACTGCCGGTCGTCTATGGTGGGATCCTCTGTCCCACGGACATGAGGACAGGAACCCTTGCTATCGGGGCTCCCGAGACTTCCATGATGATCCCTGCAACGGCCCAGCTTGCAAGGTTCTACGGTCTCCCCGCGCGGGGGGGAGGAGCCCTGACAGATGCCCATGTCCCGGACATGCAGGCCGGAATCGAGTCGACCCTCGCCCTTGTAACCGCCGCCATGTCCGGTGTCCATTTTGTTCTCCACGCCTGTGGTATCATGGGATCGTTCATGGCCATGAGCTACGGGAAGTTCCTCGCCGACGAGGAACTCTGCGGGATGGTACTCAGGGCAGTTGAACCCATCGATACATCGGACAAAGCAATCGATGTGGAAACGATAAAACAGGTAGGAATCGGAGGTGAATACCTCACCCATCCGAGCACCCTGGATCACTGCAGGACGGGGTTTTTCCTGCCACGCCTGGCCAACAGGCAGGACTACGTGAACTGGAACGCCTCGGGTCGCAAGACCCTCGAGGAAAGGGCAAGAGCCCTGGTGCCCCAGAGGCTCGCCGCGTACAGAAAACCCGAAATAGATCCGCAGATTGAAAAGGATCTCTCACGGTATCTCGCCAGAAGGAAAAGAGGCTAG
- a CDS encoding DUF2779 domain-containing protein: METLLLSKSRFLAGIQCPLRLWYLIHEPGLASEPSPFQQALFRTGRRVGELARKRYPGGVLIEEAAFRHEEAIRSTREAVRDRRVPAIFEGAFAFDGVRIRTDILERSGGASWNLVEVKSGTSVKEENIYDLAVQYYVLKGLGFDIERAGILHVNREYLYDGRELDLEAFFVFIDLKGRVARMEEEIGSIIGNLKGFLTRKTPPAIDPSRHCRRPYMCEFFNHCRRSMPDHWVLELSGIGQDRLDELAEEGIVDIRDVPESFDLSELQARIRECVIHGTEYVGPDLGEALEQYEYPIHFLDFETVAPAIPRYADTRPYQTIPFQWSDHVLFEDGTLIHKGYLCARDVYPVEEVARTLLMALGDRGTICTYTIFENQVIAEMAEELDSYRGSLEALLTRCRDLHAEIRRGYYHPLFHGSFSIKKVLPALVPSMSYTHLTIQEGGQAGLEYLRMIDGDTPPEEKEKIRKALIDYCAQDTLAMVMIRRELLKRAGRQKGKAIQQPVLRSKP, from the coding sequence ATGGAGACGCTCCTTCTATCCAAGTCGAGGTTTTTGGCCGGAATCCAGTGTCCGCTGCGACTCTGGTATCTGATCCATGAGCCCGGCCTTGCTTCAGAGCCGTCACCGTTCCAGCAGGCGTTGTTCCGGACCGGCCGGAGAGTGGGAGAGTTGGCCAGGAAGAGGTATCCGGGGGGGGTTTTGATCGAGGAGGCCGCCTTCCGTCATGAAGAGGCGATCCGATCCACCCGGGAGGCGGTGAGGGATCGCCGGGTTCCCGCCATCTTTGAGGGAGCTTTTGCTTTCGACGGGGTTCGGATCCGTACGGACATTCTGGAGAGATCGGGGGGCGCGAGCTGGAACCTCGTAGAGGTCAAGTCCGGGACCTCGGTGAAAGAGGAGAATATCTATGACCTGGCCGTCCAGTATTACGTCTTGAAGGGGTTGGGATTCGACATAGAGCGGGCCGGGATCCTCCATGTGAACAGGGAATACCTCTATGACGGCCGGGAACTGGATCTCGAGGCGTTTTTTGTGTTCATTGACCTGAAGGGTCGGGTTGCCCGAATGGAGGAGGAAATCGGCTCAATTATCGGGAATCTAAAGGGTTTTCTGACCAGGAAGACGCCTCCTGCAATTGATCCGTCGAGGCACTGCCGAAGGCCCTACATGTGTGAGTTTTTCAACCACTGCAGACGGTCCATGCCCGATCACTGGGTCTTGGAGCTTTCAGGAATAGGGCAGGACAGACTCGACGAGTTGGCGGAAGAGGGTATCGTTGACATCCGGGACGTGCCTGAATCCTTTGACCTGTCCGAACTCCAGGCGCGGATAAGAGAGTGCGTGATCCATGGCACCGAGTACGTGGGGCCTGATCTCGGAGAGGCCCTTGAACAGTACGAATACCCGATCCATTTTCTAGACTTCGAGACGGTGGCTCCCGCCATCCCCAGATACGCCGATACCCGGCCCTATCAGACAATTCCCTTCCAGTGGTCCGACCACGTTCTCTTCGAGGATGGCACTCTCATTCACAAGGGTTACCTGTGCGCCAGAGACGTATACCCCGTGGAAGAGGTGGCCAGAACCCTCTTGATGGCTTTGGGAGACAGGGGAACCATCTGCACTTACACCATCTTTGAGAATCAGGTGATTGCCGAGATGGCCGAAGAACTAGATTCCTACCGAGGGTCTCTGGAAGCCCTCCTCACCCGGTGTCGAGATCTCCATGCCGAGATTCGGAGAGGATACTACCACCCGCTGTTTCACGGCTCTTTTTCGATCAAAAAGGTCCTGCCCGCCCTCGTGCCCTCCATGTCGTACACTCACCTGACCATCCAAGAGGGGGGACAGGCCGGCCTCGAGTATCTCCGCATGATCGACGGGGATACGCCTCCTGAGGAAAAAGAGAAGATCCGAAAAGCACTCATCGATTACTGCGCCCAGGATACCCTCGCCATGGTCATGATTCGCAGGGAGCTTCTCAAACGTGCCGGCAGGCAGAAGGGAAAGGCAATCCAGCAACCTGTCCTCCGTAGCAAGCCCTAG